The Leguminivora glycinivorella isolate SPB_JAAS2020 chromosome 17, LegGlyc_1.1, whole genome shotgun sequence genome has a window encoding:
- the LOC125235235 gene encoding uncharacterized protein LOC125235235 isoform X2 codes for MSDSEFETIVPLNNKTGGAKAKKPVQKRKSDAANRSDSEREWEEIDAGTKKVKKPRQAKSPRTTSGASKKKTASNPFDVFELFPDDEAFAKNCPTPDQLRSSITQRVADGLTRRAADLEGEFFLELRVYNTADIRISTCANIVTPRILLPMLKSGTPRHLKTHIQNLPTSMT; via the exons AT gTCGGACTCCGAGTTTGAAACTATTGTACCCCTAAATAACAAGACTGGAGGTGCGAAAGCGAAAAAACCGGTGCAGAAAAGAAAGTCCGATGCTGCTAATAG gtCCGATTCAGAACGAGAGTGGGAAGAAATTGACGCGGGGACCAAGAAGGTGAAGAAGCCTCGCCAGGCGAAATCTCCTAG GACTACTAGTGGAGCGTCTAAGAAAAAGACTGCCAGCAACCCCTTCGACGTCTTCGAGCTATTTCCTGATGACGAGGCATTTGCGAAAAATTGCCCTACACCAGACCAGCTACGCTCGTCTATAACTCAACGCGTGGCTGATGGATTGACTCGGCGTGCTGCTGATCTTGAGGGGGAGTTTTTCTTGGAGCTGCGAGTATACAACACCGCCGATATACGCA TTTCAACATGTGCGAACATTGTGACCCCGAGGATCCTTTTACCCATGCTCAAGAGTGGAACACCCAGACATTTGAAGACGCATATCCAGAACTTGCCAACAAGCATGACGTGA
- the LOC125235235 gene encoding uncharacterized protein LOC125235235 isoform X1 — protein sequence MSDSEFETIVPLNNKTGGAKAKKPVQKRKSDAANRSDSEREWEEIDAGTKKVKKPRQAKSPRTTSGASKKKTASNPFDVFELFPDDEAFAKNCPTPDQLRSSITQRVADGLTRRAADLEGEFFLELRVYNTADIRSELAEHKWKKALLAVKAQINNDTPQWEYLQKLTKHLRTLFDDAEVTFFHNKKG from the exons AT gTCGGACTCCGAGTTTGAAACTATTGTACCCCTAAATAACAAGACTGGAGGTGCGAAAGCGAAAAAACCGGTGCAGAAAAGAAAGTCCGATGCTGCTAATAG gtCCGATTCAGAACGAGAGTGGGAAGAAATTGACGCGGGGACCAAGAAGGTGAAGAAGCCTCGCCAGGCGAAATCTCCTAG GACTACTAGTGGAGCGTCTAAGAAAAAGACTGCCAGCAACCCCTTCGACGTCTTCGAGCTATTTCCTGATGACGAGGCATTTGCGAAAAATTGCCCTACACCAGACCAGCTACGCTCGTCTATAACTCAACGCGTGGCTGATGGATTGACTCGGCGTGCTGCTGATCTTGAGGGGGAGTTTTTCTTGGAGCTGCGAGTATACAACACCGCCGATATACGCAGTGAGTTAGCGGAGCATAAGTGGAAAAAGGCCCTTCTGGCAGTTAAAGCGCAAATAAATAACGATACTCCTCAGTGGGAATATCTACAAAAACTCACAAAGCATTTAAGAACTCTTTTTGACGATGCTGAAGTTACattttttcacaacaaaaaaggttaa